The following are from one region of the Francisella opportunistica genome:
- the rpsQ gene encoding 30S ribosomal protein S17 has product MSDKIRLLEGKVSSVAMDKTVVVRAERYVKHPLYGKFVKKTTKYYVHDENNECKEGDVIKFKETRPYSKTKKWCLVDIIHREK; this is encoded by the coding sequence ATGAGCGATAAAATTAGATTGTTAGAGGGTAAAGTTTCTAGCGTAGCTATGGATAAAACTGTAGTTGTCAGAGCTGAAAGATATGTTAAGCACCCTTTGTACGGCAAATTCGTTAAGAAAACTACAAAGTATTATGTTCATGATGAGAACAATGAATGTAAAGAAGGTGATGTTATCAAGTTCAAAGAAACTAGACCATATTCAAAAACTAAAAAATGGTGTTTAGTCGATATTATCCATAGAGAAAAATAA
- the rplN gene encoding 50S ribosomal protein L14: protein MIQMQTELQVADNSGAKRVECIKVLGGSHRRYASIGDVIKVTVKEASPRGKAKKGSVYNAVVVRTAKGVRRKDGSKVRFDGNAAVLLNANGQPIGTRIFGPVTRELRTEKFMKIVSLAPEVL, encoded by the coding sequence ATGATTCAAATGCAAACAGAACTCCAAGTTGCTGATAATAGTGGCGCTAAGAGAGTAGAGTGTATAAAAGTTTTGGGTGGCTCTCATCGCAGATATGCATCTATAGGAGATGTTATTAAAGTAACTGTGAAAGAGGCTTCTCCAAGAGGTAAGGCTAAAAAAGGATCTGTATATAATGCTGTCGTTGTGAGAACAGCAAAAGGTGTACGTAGAAAAGATGGTTCTAAAGTTCGTTTTGATGGCAATGCTGCCGTGCTTCTAAATGCTAACGGACAACCAATCGGGACTCGTATCTTTGGCCCTGTTACTAGGGAGCTTCGTACAGAGAAGTTTATGAAGATCGTATCTTTAGCACCAGAAGTATTATAG
- the rplX gene encoding 50S ribosomal protein L24 — protein sequence MNRLKKGDDVIVIAGKDKGRRGVVKSFAKGGSLVLVEGINIVKKHIKPNPNRGVEGGVVEKELPVNASNVAIFNPATEKADRVGYKFVDEKKVRYFKSNGELVDL from the coding sequence ATGAATAGATTAAAAAAAGGTGATGATGTAATAGTTATCGCTGGTAAAGATAAAGGACGCAGAGGCGTTGTTAAGTCATTCGCTAAAGGCGGTTCTTTAGTTTTGGTTGAAGGCATAAATATTGTAAAAAAACATATTAAGCCTAACCCAAATAGAGGTGTTGAAGGTGGGGTTGTTGAAAAAGAACTTCCAGTCAATGCATCTAACGTTGCTATCTTTAACCCAGCTACTGAGAAAGCGGATAGAGTGGGTTATAAGTTTGTTGATGAGAAAAAGGTTCGCTACTTCAAGTCTAATGGCGAGCTTGTAGACTTATAG
- the rplE gene encoding 50S ribosomal protein L5 has product MARLKDYYQKELVAKLKTELKLDNIMEVPAIKKITLNMGVGDAAKDKKIMTFALNDLTAIAGQKPVVTKSKKSIAGFKIRDGWPIGAKVTLRGDRMYEFLDRLITIAIPRIRDFRGLSAKSFDGRGNYSLGMREQISFPEIDYDKVDSIRGLDISITTTAKNDDQGRALLKAFGFPFKS; this is encoded by the coding sequence ATGGCAAGATTAAAAGATTATTATCAAAAAGAGCTTGTTGCTAAGTTAAAAACTGAGCTTAAGCTAGATAATATAATGGAAGTACCCGCTATTAAGAAAATTACTCTTAATATGGGTGTGGGTGATGCTGCAAAAGATAAGAAAATTATGACTTTTGCATTAAATGATTTGACAGCTATTGCTGGTCAAAAACCAGTTGTTACTAAGTCTAAAAAATCAATTGCTGGTTTTAAAATTCGTGATGGATGGCCTATTGGTGCTAAGGTTACACTACGTGGTGATCGCATGTATGAATTTTTAGATAGACTTATAACAATTGCTATTCCTAGAATTAGAGATTTTAGGGGGTTAAGTGCTAAATCTTTTGATGGAAGAGGTAATTATAGCTTAGGTATGAGAGAGCAAATTTCTTTCCCTGAAATTGATTATGATAAAGTTGACTCTATCAGAGGTTTAGATATTTCGATAACTACTACAGCTAAAAATGATGACCAAGGAAGAGCTTTGCTAAAAGCATTTGGTTTTCCTTTTAAGTCTTAA
- the rpsN gene encoding 30S ribosomal protein S14 has protein sequence MAKKSMIQRELKREKLVAKYAQKRAELKAIILDINSTEEQKWEAQIKLQKLPVNSSASRVQRRCKVTGRPHAVYRKFGLCRNKLREYAMAGDVPGLKKASW, from the coding sequence ATGGCAAAAAAATCAATGATTCAGAGAGAATTAAAGAGAGAAAAATTAGTAGCTAAATATGCTCAAAAAAGAGCTGAGCTTAAGGCTATTATTCTTGATATAAATTCTACTGAAGAACAAAAATGGGAAGCTCAAATTAAACTGCAAAAGTTACCGGTAAACTCATCAGCTTCTAGGGTTCAAAGAAGATGTAAGGTTACAGGTAGACCACATGCTGTATACAGAAAATTCGGCTTATGTCGTAATAAGCTTAGAGAATATGCAATGGCAGGTGATGTTCCTGGTTTGAAAAAAGCTAGTTGGTAA
- the rpsH gene encoding 30S ribosomal protein S8, producing the protein MSMQDPIADMFTRIRNGLSAEKEFVSVPFSKMKMEIANFLVNEGYIKSCSKGTTSVGHPSIEIELKYHAGVPVIEMIKRVSRPSLRIYKSHAELPKVYGGYGVAIVSTSKGLVSDRKARDLGVGGEIIGYVA; encoded by the coding sequence ATGAGTATGCAAGATCCTATCGCGGATATGTTTACAAGAATCAGAAACGGACTTTCTGCTGAAAAAGAATTTGTTTCTGTACCATTCTCAAAGATGAAAATGGAAATCGCGAACTTTTTAGTTAACGAAGGTTATATTAAAAGTTGTTCAAAAGGTACAACTTCAGTGGGTCATCCTTCTATTGAAATAGAGCTTAAGTATCATGCAGGTGTTCCTGTTATTGAAATGATCAAAAGAGTTTCTAGACCAAGTTTGAGAATTTATAAGTCGCACGCAGAGTTACCTAAAGTGTATGGTGGTTATGGTGTTGCTATCGTTTCTACATCTAAAGGTTTAGTAAGCGATAGAAAGGCTAGAGATCTTGGTGTTGGTGGCGAAATAATTGGCTACGTAGCTTAA
- the rplF gene encoding 50S ribosomal protein L6 translates to MSRIGKKPVAIPSGVTINIAAGNKVEVKGVKATLNKTFSTDVTFNVADNIATITPNNNTKNAIAQSGTARAILSNMVEGVSKGFERKLKIIGVGYRAKAQGNELNLTLGFSHPIVYKLPQGITAETPAPTEIVLKGADKELLGKVASEIREYRKPEPYKGKGVRYEDESVAKKEAKKK, encoded by the coding sequence ATGTCAAGAATAGGTAAAAAACCTGTTGCTATCCCAAGCGGTGTTACGATCAATATTGCTGCTGGTAACAAGGTTGAAGTTAAAGGTGTTAAAGCAACTTTAAACAAAACTTTTTCTACTGATGTGACTTTTAATGTTGCTGATAATATTGCAACTATAACACCAAATAATAATACTAAGAATGCAATTGCACAGTCTGGTACTGCAAGGGCAATACTTAGTAACATGGTTGAAGGTGTTAGCAAAGGGTTTGAAAGAAAGCTTAAAATTATTGGTGTTGGTTATCGTGCTAAAGCACAAGGTAATGAACTTAATCTTACTTTAGGCTTCTCGCATCCTATAGTATACAAGCTACCACAAGGAATAACAGCTGAAACCCCAGCTCCTACAGAAATCGTTCTAAAAGGTGCTGATAAAGAGCTTTTAGGTAAGGTAGCTTCAGAGATAAGAGAATATAGAAAGCCAGAGCCTTACAAAGGTAAAGGTGTTCGTTACGAAGATGAATCTGTAGCGAAGAAAGAAGCTAAGAAGAAGTAG
- the rplR gene encoding 50S ribosomal protein L18, whose product MDKKTARLNRSKRTRIKLKELGHTRLCVYRTPRHVYAQVISGDGSTVLAAASTVEKDVKAKCKYTGNVESAAIVGEIIANRCKEKGISQVAFDRSGYKYHGRVKALAEAAREHGLQF is encoded by the coding sequence ATGGATAAAAAAACTGCTCGTTTAAACCGTAGTAAGCGTACTAGAATTAAACTAAAAGAGCTTGGTCATACTAGACTTTGTGTTTATAGGACACCAAGACACGTTTATGCGCAAGTGATTTCTGGTGATGGTTCTACTGTATTAGCTGCTGCATCTACTGTAGAGAAAGATGTTAAAGCAAAATGTAAATATACTGGTAATGTAGAGTCTGCTGCAATTGTGGGTGAGATCATTGCTAACAGATGTAAAGAAAAAGGTATTTCACAGGTTGCTTTTGATAGATCTGGATATAAGTATCATGGACGTGTTAAAGCTTTAGCAGAAGCTGCTAGAGAGCATGGTCTTCAGTTTTAA
- the rpsE gene encoding 30S ribosomal protein S5, with amino-acid sequence MSNEVKKNEELIEKLVSVKRHSKTVKGGRIMSFAALTVVGDGKGRIGVGRGKSREVPAAIQKAMENAKKNMVSVNLNNDTLWYPVMSNHGASKVFMQPASAGTGIIAGGAMRSVFEAVGVHNVLAKTYGSTNPANVVRATIAGLTKIKSPEEIAEKRGLSVEEIQG; translated from the coding sequence ATGTCTAATGAAGTGAAAAAAAACGAAGAGCTGATTGAAAAGTTAGTTAGTGTTAAAAGACACTCAAAAACAGTAAAAGGTGGTAGAATTATGAGCTTTGCTGCTTTAACTGTTGTAGGTGATGGTAAAGGTAGGATTGGTGTAGGTAGAGGTAAGTCAAGAGAAGTGCCTGCTGCTATCCAAAAAGCTATGGAAAACGCTAAAAAGAACATGGTATCAGTAAACTTAAACAATGATACATTGTGGTATCCTGTGATGTCTAACCATGGTGCTTCTAAAGTATTCATGCAACCAGCTTCTGCAGGTACTGGTATTATTGCTGGTGGTGCTATGCGTTCTGTTTTTGAAGCAGTTGGTGTACACAACGTTTTAGCAAAAACATATGGCTCAACTAATCCAGCTAATGTTGTCAGAGCAACTATTGCAGGTTTGACAAAAATTAAATCACCAGAAGAGATCGCTGAGAAAAGAGGTCTTTCTGTTGAAGAAATTCAGGGGTAA
- the rpmD gene encoding 50S ribosomal protein L30 — protein sequence MTQAKTFKVTLVKSLIGRKENHIASARGLGLRKINHTVEVLDTPENRGMANKIYYMVKIEG from the coding sequence ATGACTCAAGCTAAAACATTTAAAGTTACTTTAGTAAAAAGCCTAATTGGTCGTAAAGAAAACCACATAGCTTCAGCTAGAGGTTTGGGCCTAAGAAAAATCAACCACACTGTAGAAGTGCTAGATACTCCTGAGAATCGTGGTATGGCTAACAAAATATATTATATGGTTAAGATAGAGGGGTAG
- the rplO gene encoding 50S ribosomal protein L15: MKLNTLAPAAGSKSAPKRLGRGIGSGLGKTSGKGHKGQKARSGGYHKVGFEGGQMPLQRRLPKFGFTSASKRYVAEIRLHELNNVVADEVTLDTLKDFGLIRKDIKTVKVIASGEIQKAISLKGIACTKGAKEAIEKAGGKVE; the protein is encoded by the coding sequence ATGAAATTAAATACACTTGCTCCTGCTGCTGGCTCAAAAAGCGCTCCAAAAAGACTAGGTCGTGGAATCGGAAGTGGTTTAGGTAAAACTTCTGGTAAAGGTCACAAAGGTCAAAAAGCGCGCTCAGGTGGCTATCATAAAGTAGGTTTTGAGGGCGGACAAATGCCTTTACAAAGAAGACTGCCAAAATTTGGTTTTACTTCTGCATCTAAAAGATATGTTGCTGAGATCAGACTTCATGAATTAAATAATGTTGTTGCCGATGAAGTTACATTAGATACTCTAAAAGATTTTGGTCTTATTAGAAAAGATATCAAGACAGTAAAAGTAATAGCTAGTGGAGAGATCCAAAAAGCTATTAGCCTAAAAGGTATAGCTTGTACAAAAGGTGCTAAAGAAGCTATCGAAAAAGCTGGTGGTAAAGTAGAGTAA
- the secY gene encoding preprotein translocase subunit SecY yields MSKYNSASGTTGELKSRLIFVVVAILVFRLGVYIPIPNIDPTKLVEIISNQHSSTGGLMSMFNMFSGGALTQMSIFALGVMPYISASIIFQMLSAVYPKFIELKKEGESGQKKITQYTRYLTLALAIVQSFGIVAFVLHQDGLVTTNNMTLFYLTTIVSVTTGSMFLMWLGEQITERGVGNGISLLIFSGIVANLPFEISNTLSQANQHVISYLSVWVLLILLLLVIAFVVFMESAQRKITVNYAKRQQGRKMFAAQTSHLPLKLNMAGVIPAIFASSILMVPGVLFGWLSNYNSLSWLANVAEMLQPGSIVYTVVFAATIIFFCFFYTSLVFNPKETADNLKKSGAYISGVRPGEQTAKYIDAVMTRLTLVGSLYITAICLLPIFVVKFFAQGLSFTFGGTSLLIVVVVMMDFMAQVRSHMMSTQYDSLLKKANLSGKRK; encoded by the coding sequence ATGTCAAAGTATAATAGTGCTTCTGGTACAACAGGTGAATTAAAATCTAGACTGATTTTTGTAGTTGTTGCTATCTTGGTATTTAGACTAGGTGTGTATATCCCTATACCAAATATTGATCCTACTAAGTTGGTAGAGATTATCTCAAATCAGCACTCATCGACTGGAGGTTTGATGAGTATGTTTAATATGTTCTCTGGTGGCGCTCTTACTCAAATGAGTATCTTTGCATTGGGTGTGATGCCTTATATTTCGGCATCTATCATTTTTCAGATGCTTTCGGCTGTATATCCTAAATTTATAGAGCTAAAAAAAGAAGGTGAATCTGGTCAAAAGAAAATCACTCAATATACAAGATATTTAACTCTTGCTTTGGCTATAGTACAATCATTTGGTATTGTTGCATTTGTATTACATCAAGATGGTTTAGTAACTACAAATAATATGACGTTATTTTATTTGACGACTATTGTTTCTGTTACAACAGGTAGTATGTTTTTGATGTGGTTAGGTGAGCAAATTACTGAAAGAGGTGTGGGAAATGGTATTTCACTACTAATCTTTTCAGGTATCGTTGCTAATCTGCCGTTTGAAATTTCAAACACATTATCTCAAGCAAATCAGCATGTAATATCTTACTTGTCTGTATGGGTGCTTTTAATTTTGCTACTATTAGTTATTGCATTTGTAGTATTTATGGAAAGTGCTCAAAGAAAAATTACAGTAAACTATGCTAAGAGACAGCAAGGTAGAAAAATGTTTGCTGCTCAGACTAGTCATTTACCTCTAAAACTAAATATGGCAGGTGTAATTCCAGCGATTTTTGCTTCATCAATATTGATGGTTCCTGGCGTGTTGTTTGGTTGGTTATCTAACTATAACTCACTAAGCTGGTTAGCAAATGTTGCGGAAATGTTGCAGCCAGGTAGTATAGTTTATACAGTGGTTTTTGCTGCGACAATTATCTTTTTCTGTTTCTTTTATACTTCATTAGTATTTAATCCAAAAGAAACAGCAGATAATTTAAAGAAATCAGGTGCTTACATATCTGGTGTGAGACCTGGTGAGCAAACAGCTAAGTATATAGATGCAGTTATGACTAGATTAACTTTGGTTGGTTCACTTTATATCACAGCTATATGTTTATTGCCAATTTTTGTAGTGAAATTCTTTGCCCAAGGATTATCATTCACATTTGGTGGTACGTCTTTGTTGATTGTGGTAGTTGTGATGATGGACTTTATGGCTCAAGTTAGATCACATATGATGTCAACACAATATGATTCTTTACTAAAAAAAGCAAATCTTAGTGGTAAGAGAAAATAG
- the rpmJ gene encoding 50S ribosomal protein L36, which produces MKVRASVKKMCRNCKVIKRNRVIRVICTDPRHKQRQG; this is translated from the coding sequence ATGAAAGTTAGAGCTTCGGTTAAAAAAATGTGTAGAAACTGTAAAGTTATTAAGCGTAACAGAGTGATTCGTGTGATATGTACAGATCCTAGACATAAGCAAAGACAAGGTTAG
- the rpsM gene encoding 30S ribosomal protein S13 produces MARIAGVNIPVHKHTVIGLTSIYGIGKTRAQQICQSCNVEPTVKIKDLTEEQVESLRTEVAKFTVEGDLRREVSMDIKRLMDLGCFRGRRHRRSLPVRGQRTKTNARTRKGPRKPIKA; encoded by the coding sequence ATGGCTCGTATAGCTGGTGTTAATATTCCTGTTCATAAGCATACAGTAATAGGATTAACTTCAATTTATGGAATAGGTAAAACAAGAGCGCAACAAATTTGCCAATCTTGCAATGTAGAACCAACTGTTAAGATCAAAGACTTGACTGAAGAGCAAGTTGAATCTTTAAGAACAGAGGTTGCTAAATTTACGGTAGAAGGTGATTTACGCCGTGAAGTCTCTATGGACATAAAAAGACTTATGGACTTGGGATGCTTCAGAGGTAGAAGACACCGTCGTAGCCTTCCTGTAAGAGGACAAAGAACGAAGACTAATGCACGTACTCGTAAGGGTCCAAGAAAGCCAATTAAGGCATAA
- the rpsK gene encoding 30S ribosomal protein S11, with protein MAKSVRSSKKKVKRVVTDAVAHIYSSFNNTIVTITDRQGNALSWATSGGSGFRGSRKSTPFAAQVAAERAADMALEYGVKNVDVLVKGPGSGRDSAVRALNAKNLKVTSITDVTPLPHNGCRPPKKRRV; from the coding sequence ATGGCTAAGTCTGTTAGATCATCAAAGAAAAAAGTAAAAAGAGTAGTGACTGATGCGGTTGCTCATATTTACTCATCTTTTAATAACACTATAGTAACTATTACAGATAGACAAGGTAATGCTTTATCTTGGGCAACTTCTGGTGGTAGTGGCTTTAGAGGTTCGAGAAAAAGTACACCTTTCGCTGCTCAGGTAGCTGCTGAGAGAGCTGCTGATATGGCTCTCGAATACGGTGTAAAAAACGTAGATGTTTTAGTAAAAGGGCCAGGTTCAGGTAGAGATTCTGCTGTTAGAGCTTTAAATGCTAAAAACTTAAAAGTAACAAGCATAACAGATGTGACTCCATTACCTCATAATGGTTGTCGTCCTCCTAAGAAACGTCGTGTTTAA
- the rpsD gene encoding 30S ribosomal protein S4: MARYLGPKCKLSRREGTDLFLKSGVKANDEKCRMNTAPGQHGARRARLSDYGLQLREKQKVRRMYGVLEGQFKKYYIEASRRKGNTGATLLELLESRLDNVVYRMGFAATRAEARQLVVHKGIMVNGHTCNVPSAQVKTGDVVAVREKAKKQLRIQNAVELAKHRKELSWIDVNTDSLEGTMKSSPDRSELSADINEQLIIELYSK; this comes from the coding sequence ATGGCTAGATATCTAGGACCAAAATGTAAGCTTTCTAGAAGAGAAGGTACTGACTTATTTTTAAAAAGTGGTGTAAAAGCTAATGACGAGAAATGCAGAATGAATACTGCACCTGGTCAGCATGGAGCAAGAAGAGCACGTCTATCTGATTATGGTTTACAATTAAGAGAAAAGCAGAAAGTACGTCGTATGTATGGTGTTTTAGAAGGGCAATTCAAAAAATACTATATCGAAGCTAGTAGAAGAAAAGGTAACACTGGTGCTACATTGTTAGAGTTGTTAGAGTCAAGACTAGACAATGTTGTTTACAGAATGGGCTTTGCTGCTACACGTGCAGAAGCTAGACAGCTAGTAGTTCACAAAGGTATCATGGTGAATGGGCATACTTGTAATGTTCCATCTGCTCAAGTAAAAACTGGTGATGTAGTTGCAGTTAGAGAAAAAGCTAAAAAACAACTAAGAATCCAAAATGCTGTAGAGCTTGCTAAACATAGGAAAGAACTTTCTTGGATTGATGTTAATACTGATTCATTAGAAGGTACTATGAAATCTTCACCAGATAGATCTGAGTTATCAGCAGACATAAATGAACAATTAATCATCGAGCTTTACTCTAAGTAA
- a CDS encoding DNA-directed RNA polymerase subunit alpha, with amino-acid sequence MSNNNSKQEFVPNIQLKEELEAFSYKVQLSPVEKGMAHILGNSIRRVLLSSLSGASIIKVNIANVLHEYSTLEDVKEDVVEIVSNLKKVAIKLDKGIDRLDLELSVNKSGIVTAGDFKTTQGVEIINKDQPIATLTSTRAFSLTATVSLGRNVGILSAMPTELERVGDIAVDADFNPIKRVAFEVFDNGDSETLAVFVKTNGTIEPLAAVTKALEYFCEQISVFVSLRVPSNGKIGDVLTNSNIGPILLKPIDDLELTVRSSNCLRAENIKYLGDLVQYTETQLMKIPNLGKKSLHEIKQILIDNNLSLGVQIDNFRELVEGK; translated from the coding sequence GTGAGTAATAATAATTCAAAGCAGGAATTTGTACCTAATATACAACTTAAAGAAGAGTTAGAAGCTTTTAGCTATAAAGTTCAACTCTCTCCTGTAGAAAAAGGTATGGCTCATATCCTTGGTAACTCTATTAGAAGGGTTTTATTATCTTCGCTATCAGGTGCATCTATAATTAAAGTAAACATCGCTAATGTATTACATGAGTACTCTACTTTAGAAGATGTCAAAGAAGACGTTGTTGAAATTGTTTCTAATTTGAAAAAGGTTGCGATAAAGCTTGACAAAGGTATAGATAGACTTGATCTAGAACTATCTGTAAATAAGTCAGGTATTGTTACCGCTGGAGACTTTAAGACAACTCAGGGTGTAGAAATAATAAATAAAGATCAGCCAATAGCTACTTTGACAAGCACAAGAGCATTTAGCTTAACTGCTACTGTAAGCTTAGGTAGAAATGTAGGAATATTATCTGCAATGCCAACAGAGCTTGAGAGAGTTGGTGACATAGCTGTAGATGCTGATTTTAATCCTATTAAGAGAGTTGCTTTTGAGGTTTTTGATAATGGTGATAGTGAAACTCTAGCAGTATTTGTAAAGACAAATGGTACTATAGAACCACTAGCGGCTGTTACAAAAGCTTTAGAGTATTTCTGTGAGCAAATATCAGTATTTGTATCTCTTAGAGTACCTAGTAATGGTAAAATAGGGGATGTATTAACCAATTCTAATATTGGTCCTATTCTTCTTAAGCCAATTGATGATTTAGAGTTGACTGTGAGATCATCTAACTGCCTACGTGCAGAGAATATCAAGTATCTTGGTGATTTAGTACAGTATACAGAAACACAGCTTATGAAGATACCTAACTTAGGTAAGAAGTCTCTCCATGAGATCAAACAAATTTTAATAGATAATAACTTATCTCTAGGCGTCCAAATTGACAATTTTAGGGAACTAGTTGAAGGAAAATAA
- the rplQ gene encoding 50S ribosomal protein L17 has protein sequence MRHRKQGRKFGRTSSHRKAMFKNMSASLINHEIIKTTLPKAKELRTIVEPLVTLAKREHKLRSELDTNSNEFKAQSVALRRQAFDFLRNKAAVTKLFEEFGTRFSERAGGYTRILKCGYRFGDKAPMAYIELVDRPQVEEAADEE, from the coding sequence ATGAGACATCGTAAGCAAGGTAGAAAGTTTGGTAGAACTAGTAGTCATAGGAAAGCTATGTTTAAAAACATGTCAGCTTCTTTAATTAATCATGAGATTATCAAAACTACTTTACCAAAAGCTAAAGAATTAAGAACAATCGTTGAACCTTTAGTAACTTTAGCTAAGAGAGAGCATAAGTTAAGAAGCGAATTAGATACTAACTCTAACGAGTTTAAAGCCCAATCAGTTGCTTTAAGAAGACAAGCTTTTGATTTCTTAAGAAACAAAGCAGCTGTGACTAAGCTTTTTGAAGAGTTTGGTACTCGTTTCTCAGAAAGAGCAGGTGGTTATACTAGAATTCTTAAGTGTGGCTATAGATTCGGTGATAAAGCGCCTATGGCTTACATCGAATTAGTAGACAGACCGCAAGTTGAAGAAGCTGCTGACGAAGAATAA